ACCGTAAAACTACCGATTGCTTTAAAAATGCTCCCTTATTTATGAGGTTTATTTTTGCCTAATATAAAAATAGGTTCAAGCTCATTATTTTCATATAAAAAGGATAGGGCAGTAATAGGAACTGTGCCACTTGCAAAAAAGCTCATCGTTAATTGTGCTAAAATATCATAGCCGGTATCGTTACGAACGTCTACTACAATTAGCACATCTTGATGCGGAACAGCTACAGCCATTTTTCCTTCTATTTTCTCTGCAAAAGATTGTAATAAACTTTCGTTCAAAATTCTACTTGCATCATATCCATCATTTGCATTTAGAAAATAAAAAACATTACCCGCTACTAAATCTTCTTTTACGCTCGTCTTTAAAGATCTTAAGTTAAAAGCAGCTACTTCTTTAATCTGATCTTTCGTCCAATTTTCTCTTTTCATCATCTTTTCATCTATTAAGCGATATGTACTTCCAAGATCAAGCGCATAGTAAATACGTGTTTCAGCTGTATGTTCACTATAACATAAAGCTATGCCTTCATTGCTCTCTGTTGGAAAAGACGTGGATCGAATGACTGGAAATATATTCTTTTCCTTTCCAGATAAATCTTGCTGTTCGTTCATCACTGTTAATGCTTCCTTAACATAATAAACAACCTCATCTATCGCTTTCTGCTTTGAGATTTCATATTTTGCAATTATACCTGGAAGAGATAAGGTTACCCCTTTTTTA
This Metabacillus endolithicus DNA region includes the following protein-coding sequences:
- a CDS encoding DUF1444 domain-containing protein, coding for MKMTSRKLVETLKGNLSNPQWQFEFDREKDTLRVEDSLSKKGVTLSLPGIIAKYEISKQKAIDEVVYYVKEALTVMNEQQDLSGKEKNIFPVIRSTSFPTESNEGIALCYSEHTAETRIYYALDLGSTYRLIDEKMMKRENWTKDQIKEVAAFNLRSLKTSVKEDLVAGNVFYFLNANDGYDASRILNESLLQSFAEKIEGKMAVAVPHQDVLIVVDVRNDTGYDILAQLTMSFFASGTVPITALSFLYENNELEPIFILGKNKPHK